From the genome of Thermoplasmata archaeon, one region includes:
- a CDS encoding type II secretion system F family protein, which yields MGSSAFEKLETRGTLTKTKRFRPGEEAGKGHHMVKLPKGAKPVNVSLSPKEQVAWRMFGKFVQTRKRDDTELEDNLLSAHIRLRPEEYLAVAWMNTTFAAVGAVVAAFIASIFLFILRIDIMTLVITLGLVAALPIFFSSMYYFGLPVGYHGKAASMAKKRGRKIDKKISGAMSFISAMASADVPVDVIFKELSKQTVYGEVAKEAEWITRDTELLGVDILTAIRKAAQRSPSSKFQDFLQGVVTTSTSGGQLKPYFLVKAEQFEKEDRLGMRQRMETLGMLAESFVTVVVAFPLFLVVIMAIMALISKTGSGFVLLLLYVVVGLMIPMSQFGFIFVIWNMEQES from the coding sequence TTGGGTAGCTCCGCCTTTGAGAAACTCGAGACCCGCGGCACGCTCACGAAGACGAAGCGATTCCGCCCCGGCGAGGAGGCCGGCAAGGGCCACCACATGGTCAAGCTGCCGAAAGGCGCGAAGCCAGTGAACGTGAGCCTTTCGCCGAAGGAGCAGGTCGCCTGGCGGATGTTCGGGAAATTCGTTCAGACCCGGAAACGGGACGATACCGAACTCGAGGACAACCTACTCAGCGCACACATCCGGCTGCGGCCCGAGGAGTACCTGGCCGTCGCCTGGATGAACACGACGTTCGCCGCGGTCGGGGCCGTCGTGGCGGCGTTCATCGCCTCGATCTTCCTGTTCATCCTCCGGATCGACATCATGACCCTGGTCATCACCCTCGGCCTCGTCGCTGCGCTGCCGATCTTCTTCTCTTCCATGTACTACTTCGGGCTCCCGGTCGGGTACCACGGCAAGGCGGCCTCCATGGCGAAGAAGCGCGGCCGGAAGATTGACAAGAAGATCTCCGGCGCCATGTCGTTCATCTCCGCGATGGCCTCCGCCGATGTGCCCGTGGACGTGATCTTCAAGGAACTCTCGAAGCAGACCGTCTACGGCGAGGTCGCCAAGGAGGCGGAATGGATCACCCGAGACACGGAGCTCCTCGGCGTGGACATCCTGACCGCCATCCGGAAGGCGGCCCAGCGCTCCCCGTCCTCGAAATTCCAAGATTTCCTGCAAGGCGTGGTGACGACGTCCACGAGCGGCGGCCAGCTCAAGCCGTACTTCCTCGTGAAGGCGGAGCAGTTCGAGAAAGAAGACCGCCTCGGGATGCGGCAGAGGATGGAGACGCTCGGGATGCTCGCCGAGTCGTTCGTGACCGTCGTGGTGGCCTTCCCCCTGTTCCTCGTGGTGATCATGGCCATCATGGCACTCATCAGCAAGACCGGCTCAGGGTTCGTCCTCCTCCTATTGTACGTCGTCGTCGGCCTTATGATTCCGATGAGCCAGTTCGGTTTTATCTTCGTCATCTGGAACATGGAACAGGAGAGCTGA
- a CDS encoding type II secretion system F family protein, with product MANVELEKARVRLNEKADRRQAIIALSSVLLVLFGFVGFLNLINSVNLGFRADQSPAERFIYWMVVGTLGFIGPYGFFLAKKQREIKLIERRLPDFLRDVAEAGRFGMTLAEAIVVSSGGRYGKLTPEIKKMAAQISWGVPATEALRLFSERVKTPMVQRVIAIIVKSSDAGGDVADVLTMVSHDTKENQLTEDERRIAMSTYIAVIYISFMVFLVTIWILNVTFLPKMLEASNALGQTGTAVASPLATDLVGVVASIRLAFFIAIIVHGLGDGILAGVLDTGSIPNGLRHSFVMLLIGFVAFLII from the coding sequence ATGGCGAACGTGGAACTCGAGAAGGCCCGTGTGCGGCTGAACGAGAAGGCGGACCGGCGCCAAGCGATCATCGCCCTCAGCTCGGTGCTGCTCGTCCTCTTTGGCTTCGTCGGATTCCTCAACCTGATCAACTCGGTGAACCTGGGCTTCCGCGCGGATCAATCGCCCGCGGAGCGCTTCATCTATTGGATGGTCGTCGGAACCCTCGGGTTCATCGGTCCGTACGGGTTCTTCCTCGCGAAGAAGCAGCGGGAGATCAAGCTGATCGAGCGCCGCCTCCCAGACTTCCTTCGCGACGTGGCGGAGGCCGGGCGGTTCGGCATGACCCTCGCTGAGGCCATCGTGGTCTCCTCGGGAGGGCGCTACGGCAAGCTCACGCCGGAAATCAAGAAGATGGCGGCCCAAATCAGCTGGGGCGTCCCGGCGACGGAGGCGCTCCGTCTCTTCTCGGAGCGCGTGAAGACCCCCATGGTGCAGCGGGTCATCGCGATCATCGTGAAGTCGTCTGACGCGGGGGGCGATGTCGCCGACGTCCTGACGATGGTCAGCCACGACACGAAGGAGAACCAGCTGACGGAAGACGAGCGGCGGATCGCAATGTCCACGTACATCGCGGTCATCTACATCTCGTTCATGGTGTTCCTCGTCACGATCTGGATCTTGAACGTGACGTTCCTGCCGAAGATGCTCGAGGCGAGCAACGCCTTGGGCCAGACAGGGACGGCCGTGGCGAGCCCCTTGGCAACGGACTTGGTTGGCGTCGTGGCGAGCATCCGCCTCGCGTTCTTCATCGCAATAATCGTGCACGGCCTGGGTGATGGCATCCTCGCGGGAGTCCTGGACACCGGCAGCATCCCGAACGGACTGCGCCACAGTTTCGTCATGCTGCTAATCGGGTTCGTAGCGTTCCTGATCATCTGA